DNA from Danaus plexippus chromosome 30, MEX_DaPlex, whole genome shotgun sequence:
TGTATTTATACTTTACAAAAACCTTGTGAGATACTTTTAtatgaacattattaattattatagctCATATCAGTGGTACTTGAAATTACACATTcatttattgtaatactaGCTGTTGCCCTCGCCTCCGCCCGCGTGTTGGTCGCTTTTCGCATAACgatacatatatcaaaattaaaattgaccaTGACGTCTTTTtcccttaaccgattttgatgaaacaaaGTATTGACAATGctcttaattatatgtaatcgaactgtgaaaaccgcgttcaaatccactgagtagttttgaaggtataacgtaccagacagacagataaacagaaattccaaaaattgtttttttggtttctatgactcttctttaattgcctcctatcagttttttggtaaaatatttaatgtacagacattcAATTTTtctgtcttattatatgtatagcgATTAGCAAACAAAATGGTCATGAAGTGAAGTTGAagtgaacattttaattactattatgtATTGCTATTATACGGAAGTTGTAAGAGTTGtgaatgtgtgtgtgtgtgggtgtgtgtgtgtgtgtgtatgtgtgtgggtgcgtgcgtgtgcgtgtgtgtgcgtgtgtgtgtgtgtgtctgtttgtGAGTTTGAACCATTGGTTTCCACTTTGccgtacatattataaaaccgtGTGCTATAGAAACGAAactttgtatgttattttttacagaaaaagCCCTGCAGCGACCTCAGGATAGCAGGTAGTGTGACCAGcgcattaatatatatctttatatatccatagcattaataataacattttctcaGAGCTGGGGAAGTCTACGGAGATAGCGCAAatgattttaagaaaatcgGCCATACCCGTCGTCATAAAATCGGAGTAATGATCAAATAAACCAAcacatataactttaatttatatttattaaacgtatTTCACGTTAACGTTAACATTTTCAGTTCGCCGGAAATGAATTTCATCGCCAAAAGATCTAAGAGTTTGTGCTTAACCGACGGTTCaggtataaattaaactaattccTCTAGATCCTTAGTCAAAActtttgtcatataaaaagattGAGGATAATTAAATACGTTTTGTAATAAACCAAAAGCTAATGTGATCGGAGACTaccgcgagtattcatttaaatagaagtaatatttttcgtatcatactaatattttaaacaacacaCTCGCGACGTTTCGCTTACGTTgtagtaaccgtgatcacgggcagacgagacgttGGCGTGTGATACAAAAACTCATAGTACGTccgataatattagttttattcgaatcagtaaacaaatatttaaacatactaATAATGTCCTCATTCAGAAACGTCCGCTGAACTGCCTCTAAGCAGTTTTGATTCAGGAAACTCCAAGACGCTAAAACCGTGAGTATCATTCAAGGCttcacacattattttttcaatttaaccgACTTGTAAGTAATCgtgttatgttttaatatctgtgttgttttttaatagaaatatgtattaataaaattatagttttcaatTGACATTTAATGTGATTAATGAAGCGACCGACAGTTGCttgtgttacaaaaaaaattgagccATCTTCTCCTTCCTGGCaatttatcccagcattagccggGGTCagccttcctgctcaaactcctctactttgcacggtctttgagccataattatatacatatatatgcttAAAATTCTAATCATCATATATTCCGCTCAATTAGTtctccaaataaaattaatttgtactaaacgaagacatttttaaattgagatatttatttacaatcactACCAGTTGTCGTTTCTAACTGTAGTCTTAACGTCAGTCACTAAATATTAGTGTGGCGGGAGCTAAAAAACTGTCAAACTGTCGGTGTCGAGTCAACCACAGGGTAGTTCTAAAACGCTAGTTTTCACCCATACTTCAATCGTATCCTAGCGATGTTATGTTATatagcaaatataatattattatttacttaaaaacaaaCGAGTAGGTACTGACTCCATCATTGACCAACccgtttatattaacaaaatcataagtattttttttattgaagtgtAGTTTATTACACGATTCATAATTTTCtatgctatttaaatttaggatCCTGTTCACATAAATATCACCAAAGAGGTTATATagagaaaatgttattaaaaataatcgtaaTATCTTTTTCAGCCACTGGATGGACAGACGGCTTCGGAGCTTTATTAAGCTCCCATATATAAGTTGTTAGTgtctctttatatatatatatctatatataaatgtataactttatattgaagGTTTTATGTACATTACAGTCAAGAAGAAGATACTAGCGAAAAGTTCTCTAGTAAGCGCTGTTATGAGCCACGAGAAGACGAAGtaagtttaaatgtttaaataaatagttactgAACGTGAGATGTGTATTTAAAGCcttctttacatatatataaagagttatgtttttataagtagtttttataattgtccTGTTGGATTTCGATATTAGTTTAAGgaaacagcgccatctatggtCATTGCGACGACTtccatgtataaaatataaagtcatattttttttaaagtatataacaaCCGGGCTGTATGTACATGTCTATAAAATACTAGCTAGCTTCGATCGCTACTTTGTTCTTTTGGAACAGTGGCGTAAACGAAAACGCTtaatttttgcttaaaatatatacatatatgtactcgccgtcagcgccatctatcggcTGTGTCACGTGACGTTCTACTGACAACTGTTATAGCATATTCTTGTGGGATCTATAGGGAATTTAGGGATATATTACACCTATATGTGATTCTGATGTATGATCTATATTATTGCAAAGATTCATTATAAACCATCGCATAGTTTTTCGTGTTAAagtgtaacaaacaaacacacatcAAATAAACTTTAGACTCTATAATAATAGCAATTTGTACGCGAGTCCGTAAGGACATTGTATATGTTTagattcaatttatttgactAGTAATTACGTTTCAGTTGCCTCTTCAATAGAATAAGACGTACTTTTAATGAGGAGATAACGGAGCACCAGCGTaagataatgtttatttaatacatacctCATTACTATTATTTCGATCTGCAACTTCAAGAACACTACCAACAGATGTCGCTAGTAATCATGTTgctatatcaatattttgaaagCAAAATTGTTTTCTCTTATGTTTTTCGTGCCACATATGTCTTtgcatttaatgttttttcagtttttatataaaaaaacgtaGAATTGTCAGCGTTTAGGAGGAATATAAGAGAATGTACTAAATCTATTCAACTAAACTTATACGACGTTTCTTTTGACTTATCTGTTATGAACATTAaattgctatttatatttcaacattaaataacgacaaaattatgaatatcttaaaatattttgcttaagatatatattttgtccttaatcatcttattattataatgtaataattttgttatacatgAATGTGGACAGGCCGAGGACTAAAGAAACTGTTCTCGACgataaataaaaggaaaacaCAGCATAAGTTGGGCTGGTGAGTGTCAGTGAGgtggatattatatatatgacaaaaaaaagtaaacttTTGACTTACAACAGGTTGGagaagaagaaaattaaaaacggtGTAGAGAACAGGTATGTGGATActgtaaatatgttaaaaattaattatacgtatatatatattgttcaatGTTACAGGAACAACAGCTCAGAATCAAAGTCGTCTGAATCCAAAAGGTTTGCTAAAAaacttgtaacaaaataatttaatcctaaaaaaaattaacaaaatcatGTTTCTgttggaataatatttattacgttcgttaaatatatgtttttttcattttaatttcctaCAGATGTAAACATTTCTACAATTGTCACAGCTATCGCTGTATGAGGGCGCGGGTGATGCAGAGAGCGGGACCCACTGACAGCCAGtgagattatatatatatatacaaatatataaaactttgcatataataaatgaccccatagtttattatttaatagtgaGCCTAAGCCGTATTCTCATCAAAATCTGACAAATTCAATCCAACCATTTCGGGAAACGCTATACAATAGTAGATATTGTTCGCGACTTTATCTCATAAACTGAGACATTTTATCGAGAGAGAAACTAATGTGTATTTAACATGTTTTTGTTACCAACCGACACCGCCATCTACCGCCTGTGTCGGGTAACTTCATAACTAAAGCCACTACTTGTGCCCTCAAGAACTAGATAGGACCTTAGTATTGACACAGTTTATTcgtatattgtattgtatagtGTAAGTTACGTTGAAAAAATCTGTTCTACGTTTTGTAGATTGTAACATTCTGTGCTTTCACAAATATCAATATGTGCTTATAGGATTTTAAATTCCCAGATTGAGGATGATTCGACAGAAAATAAAGCACTTCATATGCCACGATCTCACGAAGGGGACGCTACGAAGCGGTCAGTATgagtcttatatatatatgatgtgtgtatagtattttaatgtcCTAGCTTTTTCATGTATTTCaggtaaaaaatacattgaactATTCGTCTCTCAAGCGTAAAACAAGAACctgttgaataaattttgtctAGTTTAATgctaattttatcatataaatgctatttgatttgtaaatatgaaatgaaataataaagaatttaattcaaatataaagacGTGGTTAACCAAGGGTATgagaaaaatgataaaatttttccttAGTTCGGACATGTTAAATTACCGTTATCAGAGTTTTTCGGTCTTTTTTAgacgttaaattattatttatgaaatcttTAAGGATgtccattataatttgtaatattatttccagAGACCAAAGAAGTTAATTTTACTGtgctatttgttttgttttgctCCCAAGAGGGTAGTTTTATATCCCTGCTCACCTTATTTTATGAACCGTCAAATGAtacgaatgttttatttatatatataataaatatataaaaaaatgctccAAGCTAATAAACAGttaaatgctttaaaaaaagataaccAACCGTTGTGCTGAAATCTCCTGACACATGACCGTTCTTCTGCCAGTTAGGTCTAGTTATAaatagacataaaaaataagtctAAATGTgacaacaaacaaaacatcCAAATAAACAATTGTGTGAACCCTATCTACAGGCTCAGGGGATCTCGGATGCAAAAAAagatagtaaattaaaagcaaactttattacaataaaattctatGTTAGACTTATTTCAACctatatatagttttcatCGGCGGGCGCTCGTTTGTAGAAAGCGCGCGACACGTCCTGCCCCCGGAGCCCTAAGCAGGAGAGGTGGCCGTGTCGCCACAGCATCATGATGCCGAACATTATAGGAACAGCCAGCAGGACCCCTGGGCGCAGATAACAAAACTTCACTCGTGggctttcaataaaaatactt
Protein-coding regions in this window:
- the LOC116776618 gene encoding uncharacterized protein LOC116776618 isoform X3, which codes for MHVCSETNLRNAELFKGVIFCKNCSQRIFEDLSTTRKRARPKRNRNENRVLEMAQNITSSSEKSMEASKLPSRRSTPMNIRTINTDNKVNLKKSSNERGTTTLVTGELLRNLQLPERFDTDARSKPTKKQKRYKYKKSKKPCSDLRIAELGKSTEIAQMILRKSAIPVVIKSDSPEMNFIAKRSKSLCLTDGSETSAELPLSSFDSGNSKTLKPHWMDRRLRSFIKLPYISFKKKILAKSSLVSAVMSHEKTNCLFNRIRRTFNEEITEHQRKIMFI